In the Elioraea tepida genome, one interval contains:
- a CDS encoding cation diffusion facilitator family transporter, which produces MSAGIGRSHHGNHPAGHGGAPPGISLSAAFRFGVALNLGYTLLEAAAGLWFGSLALLTDAAHNLTDVGGLLIAWGAAAAGRLKPDARHTYGFGRAPILAAILNAAAILVGVGAVTLEALDRLAAPAEVPGLPVLVVATVGIGVNIGTALLFRSHGAHDLNARGAFLHMAADGAVSAAVVASALVILATGWSVIDPLVALAVGLVIAVTALRLLHEALHLAMDGVPPEVDATAVRSFLASQPGVAEVHDLRIRAHSTTVSEMTAHLVMPDGHPGDAFLSRIAAELKARFGIARATLQVERGDGPTCPAAGG; this is translated from the coding sequence TTGAGCGCGGGCATCGGACGCTCCCACCACGGCAACCATCCGGCAGGGCACGGCGGCGCACCGCCCGGGATCAGCCTCAGCGCGGCGTTCCGCTTCGGCGTCGCGCTCAATCTCGGCTACACGTTGCTTGAGGCCGCGGCGGGGCTGTGGTTCGGCTCGCTCGCCCTGCTCACCGACGCAGCGCACAACCTCACCGATGTCGGCGGACTTCTGATCGCCTGGGGCGCCGCTGCGGCAGGGCGCCTGAAGCCGGACGCGCGGCACACCTATGGTTTCGGCCGGGCGCCAATCCTTGCCGCCATTCTCAACGCCGCCGCGATCCTTGTCGGCGTCGGGGCGGTGACGCTCGAGGCTCTCGACCGGCTCGCCGCGCCTGCCGAGGTTCCCGGCCTGCCCGTGCTCGTGGTCGCCACGGTCGGGATCGGCGTGAACATCGGCACAGCGCTTCTGTTCCGAAGCCATGGTGCGCATGACCTCAACGCACGCGGCGCTTTTCTGCACATGGCCGCGGACGGCGCCGTGTCGGCCGCCGTGGTCGCCTCGGCTCTCGTCATCCTCGCAACAGGATGGTCGGTCATCGATCCTCTCGTGGCGCTCGCGGTCGGCCTCGTCATTGCCGTGACCGCACTCCGCCTCCTGCACGAGGCCCTGCATCTTGCGATGGATGGCGTGCCGCCTGAGGTGGATGCCACGGCGGTGCGCAGCTTTCTCGCCTCGCAACCCGGTGTGGCGGAGGTGCACGACCTGCGCATCCGGGCGCACAGTACGACCGTGAGCGAGATGACGGCGCATCTCGTGATGCCGGACGGCCACCCCGGCGACGCATTCCTCTCCCGCATCGCGGCCGAGCTCAAGGCGCGCTTCGGGATTGCGCGCGCAACGCTCCAGGTCGAACGCGGCGACGGCCCGACCTGCCCCGCCGCGGGAGGCTGA
- a CDS encoding permease, which produces MSAATQAKMVSAARPAAALGAVAAWAVLYSQLVPFSEWVVSLLPVERQSRLGEALAFFFYDAPKVLLLLTLVVFGMGIVRTWFSAERTRALLAGRREGVGNAMAAALGIVTPFCSCSAVPLFIGFVSAGVPLGVTFSFLIAAPMVNEVALGLLFALVGWRVALSYLAFGLMLAVVAGWVIGRLKLEAWLEPWVLRIHAGAADLPRTRPTLGERLVAGLDAVREIVGRVWYSVIAGIAAGALIHGYVPEDLLASIMGKEAWWSVPAAVIVGIPMYSNAAGIISVVEALLGKGAALGTVLAFMMSVIALSLPEMIILRKVLSVKLIAVFVAVVGVGILAVGFLFNLLFA; this is translated from the coding sequence ATGAGCGCCGCCACCCAAGCGAAAATGGTCTCGGCAGCGCGGCCGGCCGCAGCGCTGGGCGCCGTCGCCGCCTGGGCTGTGCTGTACAGCCAGCTTGTCCCGTTTTCCGAATGGGTGGTCTCGCTGCTCCCGGTCGAACGGCAGTCCCGGCTTGGCGAGGCACTCGCCTTCTTCTTCTACGATGCGCCGAAAGTGCTCCTGCTGCTCACGCTGGTCGTGTTCGGCATGGGCATCGTGCGGACCTGGTTCTCGGCGGAACGCACGCGTGCGCTCCTCGCCGGCAGGCGCGAGGGCGTGGGCAATGCGATGGCCGCAGCGCTCGGCATCGTGACACCCTTCTGCTCGTGCTCCGCGGTGCCTCTGTTCATTGGCTTCGTCTCGGCCGGTGTGCCACTCGGCGTCACCTTCTCGTTCCTGATTGCCGCGCCGATGGTGAACGAGGTCGCCCTCGGGCTGCTGTTCGCCCTGGTGGGCTGGAGAGTGGCGCTGTCCTATCTCGCGTTCGGTCTGATGCTTGCCGTCGTCGCCGGATGGGTGATCGGCAGGCTGAAACTGGAGGCGTGGCTGGAGCCGTGGGTGCTGCGCATCCATGCCGGAGCGGCTGATCTGCCCCGGACAAGACCCACGCTGGGGGAACGCTTGGTCGCCGGGCTCGATGCCGTGCGCGAGATCGTCGGCCGGGTCTGGTACTCGGTGATCGCCGGGATCGCCGCCGGGGCGCTGATCCACGGCTATGTGCCGGAGGATCTTCTCGCCTCAATCATGGGGAAGGAAGCGTGGTGGTCGGTTCCCGCTGCCGTGATCGTCGGGATTCCGATGTATTCCAACGCGGCGGGCATCATTTCGGTCGTCGAGGCTCTGCTCGGAAAGGGGGCGGCGCTCGGCACCGTGCTCGCCTTCATGATGAGCGTGATCGCGCTCTCGCTGCCGGAAATGATCATCCTCCGCAAGGTGCTGTCGGTAAAGTTGATCGCGGTGTTCGTCGCAGTGGTCGGTGTCGGTATCCTTGCGGTCGGGTTCCTGTTCAACCTGCTGTTCGCCTGA
- a CDS encoding 3-hydroxybutyrate dehydrogenase, translating to MRLREKVAIVTGAAGGIGREIARAFLREGAKVAIADLKGDVASATAAELDPTGTRAIGVAMDVTDEAQVEAGTAHVVERFGRLDILVSNAGIQVVAPVVEFAFADWRRVIATHLDGAFLTTRAALRQMYRQKSGSIIYMGSVHSKVASVLKAPYVAAKHGLIGLARVVAKEGAEHGVRANVICPGFVRTPLVEKQIPEQAALLGLTEEEVVRKVMLKDTVDGEFTTLADVAECAVFFAGFESAALTGQSIIVSHGWTME from the coding sequence ATGCGTCTGAGGGAGAAGGTCGCCATCGTCACGGGGGCGGCGGGCGGCATCGGCCGGGAGATCGCGCGCGCGTTCCTGCGCGAGGGGGCGAAGGTCGCGATCGCCGACCTCAAAGGCGATGTGGCGAGTGCCACGGCGGCGGAGCTCGACCCCACTGGCACGAGGGCAATCGGCGTGGCGATGGACGTGACAGACGAGGCGCAGGTGGAGGCGGGGACTGCTCATGTGGTCGAGCGGTTCGGGCGGCTCGACATTCTCGTCAGCAACGCGGGCATCCAGGTGGTCGCGCCCGTCGTCGAGTTCGCGTTCGCGGACTGGCGGCGGGTCATTGCCACGCATCTCGACGGCGCCTTCCTCACCACCCGCGCCGCGCTCAGGCAGATGTATCGTCAGAAGAGCGGCAGCATCATCTACATGGGCTCAGTGCACTCGAAGGTCGCCTCCGTCCTGAAGGCGCCGTATGTGGCGGCGAAGCACGGGCTGATTGGGCTTGCGCGCGTGGTCGCGAAGGAAGGGGCGGAGCACGGCGTGCGTGCCAACGTGATCTGCCCGGGCTTCGTGCGCACCCCTCTCGTTGAGAAGCAGATCCCCGAACAGGCCGCTCTTCTCGGCCTCACCGAGGAGGAGGTGGTTCGGAAGGTCATGCTGAAGGACACGGTGGACGGCGAGTTCACCACGCTCGCCGACGTCGCCGAATGCGCGGTGTTCTTCGCCGGGTTCGAGTCGGCCGCGCTCACCGGCCAATCGATCATCGTCAGCCACGGCTGGACGATGGAGTAG
- a CDS encoding xanthine dehydrogenase family protein molybdopterin-binding subunit → MTELSLSRRGALKAASAAAAALVLPIFAEAQQLPNDRLFAPAEPGARIGPPIAYLRIGQDGRATLFSPTTECGQGTHTGHAMIFADELGLPLEHFTVEVGQPGPDFRRIQGNEMNSGGSLGTRYWYGPFRKVAAQAREMLIAAAARRLGVPAGELRAADGRVTHAASGRSLGFGELVAEAMALPVPENPPLRPDSELRYLRRPTARLDTPAKVTGAAKYGSDVVLPGMVYAVVKLSPVFRGELESFDRSSIANIPGIIDVVPLPNGVAVVANSTWAAIRGAKAISLRFKPTPHDGLDSAAFSARMREALRRPGFVNKNDGDVDAALASAARVVEATYEVPYLAHACMETDNCTARINADGTVELWLPTQHQDFCQGAVARVLGIPRERITIHTQWAGGGFGRRYGWGAAEHAAAVAKAVGRPVKLIWTREDEIGQGYYRPAQVAHMRAGLDAQGRVIAFHFKAAGPGSGTDLRPYTIRNDFDPTAVQSVADTRYRFGAFRTEYVRVDGPPIPWIWRAVGSTQCGFFVECFLDEVAAAAGKDPLALRRELLAHDARALNVLNTAAEKGGWGKPAPAGVHRGIAYVESYGSLVAEVAEVSVTNGQVKVHKVTVAIDCGEFVNPETIAQQAEGGVVMGLSAALHEEVPIKDGRAEVTNFDGYRIMRIGEAPVVETHIIRSGQTIGGVGEPPLPPAAPAMVNAIFAATGKRVRTLPVDRTDLRT, encoded by the coding sequence ATGACAGAGCTTTCGCTCTCCCGCCGCGGCGCGCTCAAGGCCGCTTCCGCCGCTGCCGCCGCGCTCGTTCTGCCCATCTTCGCCGAGGCGCAGCAGCTTCCGAACGACCGGCTGTTCGCTCCCGCCGAACCCGGGGCGCGGATCGGGCCCCCGATCGCCTATCTGCGAATCGGCCAGGACGGTCGCGCGACCCTCTTCTCGCCGACCACCGAGTGCGGCCAGGGCACGCATACCGGGCATGCGATGATCTTCGCCGACGAGCTCGGCCTGCCGCTTGAGCATTTCACGGTCGAGGTCGGCCAGCCGGGGCCGGATTTCCGGCGAATCCAGGGCAACGAGATGAACTCGGGCGGCTCGCTTGGCACGCGCTACTGGTACGGGCCGTTCCGGAAGGTGGCCGCGCAGGCGCGCGAGATGCTGATCGCCGCCGCCGCCCGCCGCCTCGGCGTTCCGGCGGGCGAGCTCCGCGCGGCCGACGGGCGGGTGACCCATGCCGCCTCCGGCCGCTCGCTCGGGTTCGGCGAGCTCGTGGCCGAGGCAATGGCGCTGCCCGTGCCCGAGAACCCGCCGCTCAGGCCTGATAGCGAGCTCCGCTACCTGCGTCGGCCGACGGCCCGGCTCGACACGCCGGCGAAGGTGACGGGCGCGGCGAAATACGGCTCGGACGTCGTTCTTCCCGGCATGGTCTATGCGGTCGTGAAGCTCTCGCCGGTGTTCCGAGGAGAGCTCGAGAGTTTTGACCGTTCCTCGATCGCGAACATCCCCGGCATCATCGATGTCGTGCCGCTGCCGAACGGGGTGGCCGTGGTGGCGAACAGCACCTGGGCGGCGATCCGCGGGGCGAAAGCGATCTCCCTGCGGTTCAAGCCGACGCCGCATGACGGGCTCGACAGCGCCGCCTTCTCCGCCCGCATGCGCGAGGCGTTGCGCCGGCCCGGCTTCGTCAACAAGAATGACGGCGATGTCGACGCCGCGCTCGCTTCCGCCGCGCGCGTCGTCGAGGCGACCTACGAGGTGCCCTACCTCGCCCACGCCTGCATGGAGACCGACAACTGCACCGCGCGGATCAATGCCGACGGAACGGTCGAGCTCTGGCTGCCGACCCAGCACCAGGATTTCTGCCAGGGTGCGGTGGCGCGCGTGCTCGGCATTCCGCGCGAGCGAATTACGATCCACACGCAGTGGGCAGGCGGCGGGTTCGGGCGGCGCTACGGATGGGGCGCGGCGGAGCACGCCGCCGCGGTCGCCAAGGCGGTCGGCCGCCCCGTCAAGCTGATCTGGACGCGCGAGGACGAGATCGGCCAGGGCTACTATCGCCCCGCCCAGGTTGCGCATATGCGCGCAGGTCTCGACGCGCAGGGGCGCGTGATCGCCTTCCACTTCAAGGCGGCGGGACCCGGCTCGGGAACCGATCTCCGACCATATACCATCCGAAACGACTTCGACCCGACCGCCGTTCAGTCGGTCGCCGACACGCGCTATCGCTTCGGCGCCTTCCGAACCGAGTATGTGCGCGTCGACGGCCCGCCGATCCCGTGGATCTGGCGCGCCGTGGGCTCCACGCAGTGCGGCTTCTTCGTCGAGTGCTTCCTCGACGAGGTGGCGGCTGCGGCCGGCAAGGACCCGCTCGCACTGAGGCGCGAGCTGCTCGCGCATGATGCGCGCGCGCTGAACGTGCTCAACACCGCCGCCGAGAAGGGCGGCTGGGGCAAGCCCGCCCCAGCAGGTGTGCATCGTGGCATCGCCTATGTCGAGAGCTACGGCAGCTTGGTTGCGGAGGTGGCGGAGGTCTCCGTCACCAACGGCCAGGTCAAGGTGCACAAGGTCACGGTCGCGATCGACTGTGGCGAGTTCGTCAACCCAGAGACGATCGCCCAGCAGGCCGAGGGCGGGGTGGTGATGGGCCTCTCCGCGGCGCTGCACGAGGAGGTGCCGATCAAGGACGGGCGCGCCGAGGTCACCAACTTCGACGGCTACCGCATCATGCGGATCGGCGAGGCGCCGGTGGTGGAGACGCACATCATCCGCTCGGGCCAGACGATCGGCGGGGTGGGCGAGCCGCCGCTTCCGCCCGCCGCTCCGGCGATGGTCAACGCGATCTTTGCCGCCACCGGAAAGCGCGTCCGCACCCTGCCGGTGGACCGGACCGATCTGAGGACCTGA
- a CDS encoding thioredoxin family protein, with translation MKDVKVLGPGCKRCETVVQMVKDAAAQAGVDVTVTKVTDYAEIAGYGIASTPGIVVDGKIVHAGGLPKAEDLVRWITA, from the coding sequence ATGAAGGACGTCAAGGTGCTCGGGCCTGGCTGCAAGCGCTGTGAGACCGTGGTGCAGATGGTGAAGGATGCCGCCGCCCAGGCTGGCGTTGACGTGACCGTCACCAAAGTGACGGACTATGCTGAGATCGCCGGGTACGGCATCGCGTCGACACCCGGGATCGTCGTGGACGGGAAGATCGTCCATGCTGGAGGCCTGCCGAAGGCCGAGGATCTGGTGCGCTGGATCACCGCTTGA
- a CDS encoding GNAT family N-acetyltransferase codes for MTEITLREATHEDIPAMVRLLAQLFAIEADFAIDPAVQARGLAMLLGREGSVVLVAEREGRVIGMTTAQLTVSTACGGLSAGIEDVVVDSAHRGKGVGRRLIAAAEAWAQAQGAVRLALLADETNGPALDFYGRLGFVRTRLVWLARPLA; via the coding sequence ATGACGGAGATCACGCTCCGCGAGGCCACGCACGAGGACATCCCGGCCATGGTCAGGCTGCTCGCGCAACTGTTCGCGATCGAGGCGGATTTCGCGATCGACCCCGCGGTGCAGGCGCGCGGGCTTGCGATGCTTCTCGGCCGCGAGGGCTCGGTCGTGCTCGTGGCGGAGCGCGAGGGCCGTGTGATCGGCATGACGACGGCGCAGCTCACGGTCTCGACCGCCTGCGGCGGCCTCTCGGCGGGGATCGAGGATGTCGTCGTGGACTCGGCCCATCGCGGCAAGGGGGTGGGGCGTCGCCTGATTGCCGCGGCGGAAGCCTGGGCGCAAGCCCAGGGTGCCGTCCGGCTCGCCCTCCTCGCCGACGAAACGAACGGGCCCGCGCTCGACTTCTATGGCCGGCTCGGCTTTGTGCGCACACGGCTCGTGTGGCTCGCGCGGCCGCTTGCTTGA
- a CDS encoding antibiotic biosynthesis monooxygenase family protein: MFVAANRFRVIPAETERFEAAWLNRESHIREVPGFVTFHLLRGPAAEDHVLYSSFTLWRSRADFEAWTRSEAFRRAHAGAGEAKPMTLGPPQFEGFDVLQTIEAQAVTT; the protein is encoded by the coding sequence ATGTTTGTTGCCGCCAATCGCTTCCGCGTCATCCCGGCCGAGACCGAACGCTTTGAGGCCGCCTGGCTGAACCGGGAGAGCCATATCCGCGAGGTGCCCGGGTTCGTGACGTTCCACCTGCTTCGGGGGCCTGCGGCCGAGGACCATGTGCTCTACTCCTCTTTCACGCTCTGGCGGTCGCGGGCGGATTTCGAGGCATGGACGCGGTCGGAGGCGTTCCGCCGCGCCCATGCCGGTGCGGGGGAGGCGAAGCCGATGACGCTCGGCCCGCCGCAGTTCGAGGGGTTCGACGTGCTGCAGACGATCGAAGCCCAGGCCGTCACGACGTGA
- a CDS encoding (2Fe-2S)-binding protein codes for MIELSVNGQPRRLDADPEMPLLWALRDILNLTGTKYGCGIAQCGACTVHVDGEPVRSCVTTLASVAGRKVTTIEGLHPEGKHPVQLAWIEAQVPQCGYCQSGQIMAAAALLKKTPNPTDAEIDAAMAGNLCRCGTYQRIRAAIRRAATS; via the coding sequence ATGATCGAGCTTTCGGTCAACGGCCAGCCGCGTCGGCTCGACGCCGACCCAGAGATGCCGCTCTTGTGGGCCCTGCGCGACATCCTCAACCTTACGGGGACGAAATACGGCTGCGGCATCGCCCAGTGCGGCGCCTGCACGGTTCATGTCGATGGCGAACCGGTGCGGTCCTGCGTCACGACGCTCGCCTCGGTCGCCGGCAGGAAGGTGACGACGATCGAGGGGCTCCACCCCGAGGGCAAGCACCCGGTTCAGCTTGCCTGGATCGAGGCCCAGGTGCCGCAATGCGGCTACTGCCAGTCGGGCCAGATCATGGCGGCCGCGGCGCTTCTGAAGAAGACGCCGAACCCGACCGATGCCGAGATCGACGCCGCGATGGCGGGCAATCTCTGCCGCTGCGGCACCTACCAGCGGATCCGCGCTGCCATCCGCCGCGCGGCGACGAGCTGA
- a CDS encoding alpha/beta fold hydrolase, producing the protein MLTLAFMGFGAGLLALTAWAWTPDRPRRQLEARWLASPEDMVTVAGERLHLRDSGRDGPGRDRPAIIMLHGFGASLHTWEPWAAALADRYRVIRYDLSGFGLSPPRASGDYSLAADVAQLAALMDTLGVARATLVGSSMGGKVAWHFAARFPHRVEKLVLIAPDGFARAGQRYGEAPRVGPALALMTVFLPKPLLRANLASAYADPARLTDLVVTRYHDLMLAPGARAAMIDRLRQAVLEDPATLLPRLTMPVLLIWGDRDRLIPVSHAEDYLRLLPDARLVRFPALGHLPHEEAPEQSLPALESFLGR; encoded by the coding sequence ATGTTGACCCTCGCGTTCATGGGCTTCGGCGCCGGCCTGCTTGCGCTCACCGCCTGGGCCTGGACGCCGGACCGGCCGCGCCGCCAGCTCGAGGCGCGCTGGCTTGCGAGCCCTGAGGACATGGTCACGGTCGCCGGCGAGCGCCTGCATCTCCGCGACAGCGGCCGCGACGGACCGGGGCGAGACCGTCCGGCCATCATCATGCTGCACGGCTTCGGGGCGAGCCTGCACACCTGGGAGCCCTGGGCGGCGGCTCTCGCTGACCGCTACCGGGTGATTCGCTACGACCTATCGGGCTTCGGGCTCTCGCCGCCGCGCGCGAGCGGCGACTATTCGCTCGCCGCCGACGTCGCCCAGCTCGCCGCCCTGATGGACACGCTGGGGGTCGCGCGCGCCACGCTCGTCGGCAGTTCCATGGGCGGCAAGGTGGCGTGGCATTTTGCGGCACGGTTTCCCCACCGCGTCGAGAAGCTCGTCCTGATCGCGCCCGACGGCTTCGCCCGGGCCGGCCAGCGCTACGGCGAGGCGCCTCGTGTCGGGCCCGCGCTCGCGCTGATGACAGTGTTCCTGCCAAAGCCTCTGTTGCGGGCGAACCTCGCCTCCGCCTATGCCGACCCCGCCCGGCTGACCGACCTCGTGGTGACACGCTACCATGACCTGATGCTCGCGCCCGGAGCGCGCGCGGCGATGATCGACCGCCTCCGCCAGGCTGTCCTCGAGGACCCCGCGACGCTCCTGCCGCGTCTGACGATGCCGGTGCTCCTGATATGGGGCGACCGTGACCGGCTCATTCCGGTCTCGCATGCGGAGGACTATCTTCGCCTCCTGCCCGATGCGCGGCTCGTCCGCTTTCCCGCTCTCGGCCATCTGCCGCACGAGGAGGCGCCGGAGCAGTCCCTGCCTGCGCTCGAGTCCTTCCTCGGGCGCTGA
- a CDS encoding methyl-accepting chemotaxis protein, whose product MTVRGFGIGARINLAVAVMALVTLGALGFGLASLHAYDRTLAAVKNAGERAAIAERLNGLVYATVMDSRGIYMSADLERAKPFAAGIRRFVAQIERDVSAWEALLPADRCASFAPLKAAAADFVRLRSELARLGTEVSIAEANRVGNNDENRRNRAAFNEAIDAAARATAAEMQALAAEVQGLFRRTALTLGSAVLAALLLVGTSVVVMVRRSIVRPLADVKASLSALAEGRTDLTIPGAERQDEIGALAAAAESFRAAQVARAEADAAARAASAEREARAERMSAEIAHFGKAASVVMEALGSAAGSLGTTVAAMRAVAEAAATGSTAVAGAAGAASSNVQTVAAAAEELAASIGEITRQVADAGRIAGQAVEEARRTDATVQGLADAARRIGDVVRLIGDIAGQTNLLALNATIEAARAGEAGKGFAVVASEVKSLAGQTAKATEEIAAQIEAVQASTREAVAAIGSIGGVIDELATIASSIAAAVEEQGAATAEIARNVQQAAAGTAEVSGRVSELQKAGIEADRQAAVVADAAAAVTEAASRMRAEIDAFLHRLKAA is encoded by the coding sequence ATGACGGTTCGCGGCTTCGGCATCGGCGCCAGGATCAATCTCGCCGTCGCGGTGATGGCTCTCGTCACGCTCGGCGCGCTCGGCTTCGGGCTTGCGAGCCTGCACGCTTATGACAGGACGCTCGCGGCGGTGAAGAATGCCGGCGAGCGGGCGGCGATCGCCGAGCGGCTGAACGGCCTTGTCTATGCGACCGTGATGGACAGCCGCGGCATTTACATGTCGGCCGATCTCGAGCGCGCCAAGCCCTTCGCCGCCGGGATACGCCGCTTCGTCGCCCAGATCGAGCGCGATGTTTCGGCCTGGGAGGCTCTGTTGCCCGCCGACCGGTGCGCGAGCTTCGCCCCGCTCAAGGCTGCGGCGGCCGATTTCGTTCGGCTTCGAAGCGAGCTCGCCCGCCTCGGCACGGAGGTGTCGATCGCTGAGGCGAACCGGGTCGGCAACAATGACGAGAACCGGCGCAACCGTGCCGCGTTCAACGAGGCGATCGATGCCGCCGCCAGGGCGACGGCGGCGGAGATGCAGGCCCTCGCCGCGGAGGTTCAGGGCCTGTTCCGCCGCACCGCGCTCACGCTCGGCTCTGCCGTTCTCGCCGCCCTGCTTCTGGTCGGCACCTCCGTCGTCGTGATGGTGCGGCGGTCGATCGTCCGGCCGCTCGCGGACGTCAAGGCGTCGCTCTCGGCTCTGGCCGAAGGCAGGACCGACCTCACCATCCCAGGTGCCGAGCGTCAGGATGAGATCGGCGCCCTTGCCGCGGCGGCGGAGAGTTTCCGTGCTGCCCAGGTCGCGCGTGCCGAAGCCGACGCCGCGGCGCGAGCGGCGAGCGCCGAGCGCGAGGCGCGGGCGGAGCGCATGTCTGCCGAGATCGCCCATTTCGGCAAAGCAGCGTCGGTGGTGATGGAGGCGCTCGGCAGTGCTGCCGGCTCGCTCGGCACGACGGTCGCGGCGATGCGGGCGGTAGCGGAAGCGGCGGCGACCGGCTCGACAGCAGTGGCGGGCGCGGCCGGAGCGGCCTCCTCGAACGTCCAGACCGTCGCTGCCGCCGCCGAGGAGCTCGCTGCGAGCATCGGCGAGATCACCCGCCAGGTGGCGGACGCCGGGCGGATCGCCGGCCAAGCCGTCGAGGAGGCGCGCCGCACCGACGCAACCGTTCAGGGTCTTGCCGATGCCGCGCGCAGGATCGGCGACGTGGTGCGCCTGATCGGCGACATCGCCGGGCAGACCAACCTGCTTGCCCTCAACGCGACGATCGAGGCGGCGCGTGCGGGCGAAGCAGGGAAAGGCTTCGCCGTGGTCGCCTCGGAGGTGAAGAGCCTCGCCGGCCAGACGGCGAAGGCGACCGAGGAGATCGCTGCCCAGATCGAGGCGGTGCAGGCCTCGACGCGCGAGGCGGTTGCGGCGATCGGGTCAATCGGCGGGGTGATCGATGAGCTTGCGACGATCGCCTCCTCGATCGCCGCTGCGGTGGAGGAGCAGGGCGCAGCGACGGCAGAGATCGCGCGGAACGTGCAGCAGGCAGCGGCCGGAACCGCCGAGGTCTCCGGCCGGGTTTCGGAGCTGCAGAAGGCTGGAATTGAGGCGGATCGTCAGGCGGCGGTCGTCGCCGACGCGGCCGCCGCGGTCACGGAGGCAGCGAGCCGCATGCGCGCGGAGATCGACGCCTTCCTCCACCGCCTCAAGGCCGCCTGA
- a CDS encoding metalloregulator ArsR/SmtB family transcription factor — MVSEPVAIFSARADARRLAALGLLRGRGEGCVCELVAALGASQSRMSGHLAAFLQPGLVTDRRDAQLVRDRLNGAMPHSVRRLIDAALDLTETQARGRVTT; from the coding sequence GTGGTGTCGGAGCCGGTCGCTATCTTCTCTGCCCGTGCTGACGCGAGGCGTCTCGCCGCACTCGGGCTTCTCCGCGGACGGGGCGAAGGCTGCGTGTGCGAGCTCGTCGCAGCGCTCGGCGCCAGCCAGTCGCGCATGTCGGGCCATCTGGCCGCCTTTCTGCAGCCAGGCCTTGTGACGGACCGGCGCGACGCGCAGCTTGTGCGCGACCGGCTCAACGGCGCGATGCCGCATTCCGTCCGTCGCCTGATCGACGCCGCGCTCGACCTCACCGAAACCCAAGCCCGAGGGCGCGTCACGACATGA
- the fabI gene encoding enoyl-ACP reductase FabI: MLRGRRGLVVGIANEHSIAFGCAATLRALGAEIGVTYLNEKAERFVRPLAERLEASLCLPLDVERPGELEAVFETIRQRWGRLDFVVHSIAFAPREDLHGRVIDVSAEGFARAMHISCWSFLRMAHLAEPLMTEGGVLVTMSYYGADKVVENYNIMGPVKAALEASVRYAANELGAKGIRVFALSPGPLRTRAASGIAHFDELIERARERAPQGRLVDIAEVGRVCAFLVSPASSGMTGDTIYVDAGLHNVA; encoded by the coding sequence ATGCTCCGGGGCCGAAGGGGGCTTGTGGTCGGGATCGCCAACGAGCACTCGATCGCCTTCGGCTGCGCGGCCACGCTGCGCGCCCTGGGGGCCGAGATCGGGGTCACCTATCTGAATGAGAAGGCGGAGCGCTTCGTCCGCCCGCTCGCGGAACGGCTCGAGGCGTCTCTCTGCCTGCCGCTCGATGTTGAGCGGCCGGGCGAGCTCGAAGCGGTGTTCGAGACGATCCGGCAACGCTGGGGGCGGCTTGATTTCGTGGTCCACTCGATCGCCTTCGCGCCGCGCGAGGACCTGCACGGGCGGGTGATCGACGTCTCGGCCGAGGGCTTCGCCCGGGCGATGCACATCTCCTGCTGGTCGTTCCTGCGCATGGCGCATCTCGCCGAGCCGCTGATGACGGAAGGCGGCGTGCTCGTGACGATGAGCTATTACGGGGCCGACAAGGTGGTCGAGAACTACAACATCATGGGGCCGGTAAAGGCGGCGCTTGAGGCCTCGGTGCGCTACGCGGCGAACGAGCTCGGGGCCAAGGGCATCCGCGTGTTCGCTCTCTCGCCCGGGCCGCTGAGGACACGCGCGGCGAGCGGGATCGCGCATTTCGACGAGCTGATCGAGAGGGCGAGGGAGCGCGCGCCGCAAGGCCGGCTTGTCGACATCGCCGAGGTCGGCCGTGTGTGCGCTTTCCTTGTCAGCCCCGCCTCCTCGGGCATGACCGGCGACACGATCTATGTCGATGCCGGGCTGCACAACGTCGCCTGA